From Apium graveolens cultivar Ventura chromosome 9, ASM990537v1, whole genome shotgun sequence, the proteins below share one genomic window:
- the LOC141684682 gene encoding uncharacterized protein LOC141684682 isoform X1, which translates to MVLGMKTSNSRGTSAQLEYQIHLQEIKPWPPSKLLKSLRSAVLRWEYSDKYSGSTNLVVPLVGSNVGDGKIQFNHTFRLPVNLSKIEDTLNKNCLKFNLFEPQRNKTVQGLLLATAIIDLADYGIVKEIIHITAPMNCKRVMSNKAQPVLFLKIQPVQRNRATSLSRNGQLRNASVDKNGNGSVSALMNKEYAEEAEIVSPNDVDGSSHSSTSVTSPAVQLQGASSPKEKGTISETTKEVTMDVEVHQLLYSNERLEQTDVKLENALHDLSCSSSTDLSSDFENQENMRSILYNSQESGYMLFKKTHRTCSVQSSSSSITCDGADEELIITSSGNYEHNSEKQFQLSTRKGADSDTIQYGYAVDYDSKKYQVSEPERKILDDNLHHIVDEKLITSLPDDNKKDNISENNIHYDSRENVKSDIDRSNHVKSVRSATDPRRSNGIVKSSQFVVKGRDASVLKYAQDGAQTSTCSEREVNKVYTEAIKLQQLQQRIDMLEGELTEAAAIEVSLYYVVAEHGSSFNKVHAPARRLWRLYLHACKEKSRSRIVSAAKNVISGLVLVAKACGNDVPRLTFWMSNVVILRAILSQARENHELSPLSGNLSETTIRKSNTKKFLALKWRDSHSSISKESGGALHQNAEKWEDLNTFMSALESVETWIFSCIVESIWLQILTPPMHSFASNDMNKITNKLDTGTSHVGNIDQYNYSLETWKKALSDAYERICPIRAERHNCGCLQMISKLILETCLARLDVAMFNAILRKSADGISTDPVSDPITDVKVLPIPSGNSSFGAGAQLRTAIGIWSRWLNDQYGLDVDGPINDLNKQDCGDTSHKSFHLLYALSDLMMIPKDMLLSKSVRKEVCPQFSTTMIRQILNTFVPDEYCPEQIPDAVFESLESEDPAEAAENCIQNVPCGADAIAYLPLSVTSVAHLLGECGSQSQLRRTGSSVLQKSYISDDELDELESASCIRSFCPSSTLAKHDWTTIEEDGSDNNFVRYQLLREVWKSVP; encoded by the exons ATGGTTCTAGGAATGAAGACATCAAACAGTAGAGGCACCTCGGCTCAGCTCGAGTATCAAATTCATCTTCAGGAGATCAAACCCTGGCCACCATCAAAGTTGCTGAAGTCTCTTCGTTCTGCTGTTCTTCGATGGGAATACAGTGATAAGTATTCTGGCTCTACTAACCTTGTTGTCCCCTTGGTCGGGTCTAATGTTGGAGATGGAAAAATTCAATTTAATCACACCTTCAGGTTACCTGTGAATCTCTCAAAAATTGAAGATACTTTAAACAAGAACTGCTTGAAATTTAATTTGTTTGAACCACAAAGGAATAAAACTGTGCAAGGTCTGTTGTTGGCAACTGCTATTATAGACCTGGCAGATTATGGCATTGTAAAGGAGATCATACACATTACTGCTCCTATGAACTGCAAGCGGGTTATGAGTAATAAAGCACAGCCGGTACTCTTCCTTAAGATTCAGCCGGTTCAGAGGAATCGTGCTACCTCCTTATCTAGGAATGGCCAGTTGAGAAATGCATCCGTGGACAAGAATGGTAATGGATCTGTTTCTGCCTTGATGAATAAAGAATATGCAGAAGAAGCCGAGATTGTCTCCCCTAATGATGTTGATGGTTCATCTCACTCATCTACCAGTGTTACTTCTCCAGCAGTTCAGTTGCAAGGGGCTTCATCACCTAAAGAGAAAGGG ACTATATCCGAGACAACAAAGGAGGTCACTATGGATGTCGAAGTTCACCAACTCCTGTATTCAAATGAAAGGCTTGAACAAACGGATGTTAAACTGGAAAACGCTCTACATGATTTATCTTGCTCATCATCAACAGACCTGTCTTCTGATTTTGAGAACCAAGAAAATATGCGTTCTATTTTATACAACTCCCAAGAATCAGGCTATATGCTATTTAAGAAAACACATCGCACTTGTAGTGTCCAATCATCTTCTTCGTCTATCACATGTGATGGAGCGGATGAAGAGTTGATCATCACTAGTAGCGGAAATTACGAACACAATTCAGAAAAGCAATTTCAGTTAAGCACGAGAAAGGGTGCTGATTCCGATACTATTCAATATGGTTATGCAGTGGATTATGACAGTAAGAAGTATCAAGTAAGTGAGCCTGAAAGGAAAATATTGGATGACAATTTGCACCATATAGTTGACGAAAAATTAATTACATCTCTACCAGATGATAACAAAAAGGATAACATTTCAGAAAATAATATACATTATGACAGCAGGGAAAATGTTAAGTCGGATATTGACAGATCAAATCACGTGAAGTCTGTCAGATCAGCTACTGACCCGAGACGAAGCAATGGCATTGTCAAGAGTTCTCAGTTTGTCGTAAAAGGGAGGGATGCTAGTGTTCTCAAATATGCTCAGGATGGTGCCCAAACCTCTACATGCAGTGAAAGGGAAGTTAATAAGGTTTATACAGAAGCCATCAAACTTCAGCAACTGCAACAAAGAATAGATATGCTTGAAGGGGAATTGACAGAAGCAGCAGCTATTGAAGTCAGTCTGTATTATGTGGTTGCAGAACATGGAAGTTCTTTCAATAAGGTCCATGCTCCAGCTAGGCGACTTTGGAGGCTATATCTTCATGCCTGTAAGGAGAAATCTAGATCAAGGATTGTAAGTGCCGCTAAAAATGTAATCTCTGGACTAGTTTTAGTTGCAAAAGCATGCGGAAACGATGTTCCAAG GTTGACTTTTTGGATGTCAAATGTTGTCATACTAAGAGCAATACTGAGTCAAGCTAGGGAGAATCATGAACTCTCACCTCTCTCTGGAAATTTGAGTGAAACTACTATTCGAAAAAGTAACACTAAGAAATTTCTGGCACTAAAGTGGAGGGACTCACATTCAAGTATCAGCAAAGAGAGTGGTGGTGCTCTTCATCAAAATGCTGAAAAGTGGGAGGACCTTAACACCTTTATGTCTGCCTTGGAAAGTGTTGAAACTTGGATCTTCTCTTGCATTGTTGAATCAATATGGTTGCAG ATTTTGACTCCACCTATGCACTCTTTTGCTTCAAATGACATGAATAAAATCACGAACAAACTTGATACAGGAACATCCCATGTAGGCAATATAGACCAATACAACTACTCTTTGGAGACCTGGAAAAAGGCTCTCAGTGATGCTTATGAAAGAATTTGTCCTATCCGAGCTGAAAGACACAATTGTGGCTGTTTGCAAATGATATCCAAACTG ATACTGGAAACATGTCTGGCTAGATTGGATGTGGCTATGTTCAATGCGATTCTACGTAAATCTGCTGATGGCATTTCAACTGATCCTGTATCTGACCCAATTACTGATGTGAAGGTTCTTCCTATTCCATCTGGGAATTCAAGCTTTGGGGCTGGTGCACAACTAAGAACTGCG ATTGGGATCTGGTCCAGGTGGCTTAATGATCAATATGGTCTTGATGTTGACGGTCCCATCAATGATTTGAATAAACAAGACTGCGGTGATACATCCCATAAGTCCTTCCATCTCTTGTATGCACTGAGTGATCTAATGATGATTCCAAAAGATATGCTTTTAAGCAAGTCAGTCAGAAAAGAG GTATGTCCTCAGTTTTCTACAACCATGATAAGGCAGATACTTAACACTTTTGTTCCAGATGAATATTGCCCGGAACAAATACCTGATGCTGTATTTGAATCTCTGGAATCTGAG GATCCTGCCGAGGCTGCTGAAAATTGCATCCAAAACGTTCCATGTGGTGCAGATGCCATTGCTTATCTCCCGCTGTCTGTGACTTCAGTTGCTCATCTCTTGGGAGAATGTGGAAGTCAATCTCAGTTGAGACGAACTGGATCATCAGTCCTGCAAAAGTCATACATCAGTGATGACGAACTTGACGAGTTGGAATCAGCTTCATGCATCAGAAGTTTCTGCCCATCATCAACTTTGGCCAAACATGA
- the LOC141684682 gene encoding uncharacterized protein LOC141684682 isoform X2, with product MVLGMKTSNSRGTSAQLEYQIHLQEIKPWPPSKLLKSLRSAVLRWEYSDKYSGSTNLVVPLVGSNVGDGKIQFNHTFRLPVNLSKIEDTLNKNCLKFNLFEPQRNKTVQGLLLATAIIDLADYGIVKEIIHITAPMNCKRVMSNKAQPVLFLKIQPVQRNRATSLSRNGQLRNASVDKNGNGSVSALMNKEYAEEAEIVSPNDVDGSSHSSTSVTSPAVQLQGASSPKEKGTISETTKEVTMDVEVHQLLYSNERLEQTDVKLENALHDLSCSSSTDLSSDFENQENMRSILYNSQESGYMLFKKTHRTCSVQSSSSSITCDGADEELIITSSGNYEHNSEKQFQLSTRKGADSDTIQYGYAVDYDSKKYQVSEPERKILDDNLHHIVDEKLITSLPDDNKKDNISENNIHYDSRENVKSDIDRSNHVKSVRSATDPRRSNGIVKSSQFVVKGRDASVLKYAQDGAQTSTCSEREVNKVYTEAIKLQQLQQRIDMLEGELTEAAAIEVSLYYVVAEHGSSFNKVHAPARRLWRLYLHACKEKSRSRIVSAAKNVISGLVLVAKACGNDVPRLTFWMSNVVILRAILSQARENHELSPLSGNLSETTIRKSNTKKFLALKWRDSHSSISKESGGALHQNAEKWEDLNTFMSALESVETWIFSCIVESIWLQILTPPMHSFASNDMNKITNKLDTGTSHVGNIDQYNYSLETWKKALSDAYERICPIRAERHNCGCLQMISKLILETCLARLDVAMFNAILRKSADGISTDPVSDPITDVKVLPIPSGNSSFGAGAQLRTAIGIWSRWLNDQYGLDVDGPINDLNKQDCGDTSHKSFHLLYALSDLMMIPKDMLLSKSVRKEFSTTMIRQILNTFVPDEYCPEQIPDAVFESLESEDPAEAAENCIQNVPCGADAIAYLPLSVTSVAHLLGECGSQSQLRRTGSSVLQKSYISDDELDELESASCIRSFCPSSTLAKHDWTTIEEDGSDNNFVRYQLLREVWKSVP from the exons ATGGTTCTAGGAATGAAGACATCAAACAGTAGAGGCACCTCGGCTCAGCTCGAGTATCAAATTCATCTTCAGGAGATCAAACCCTGGCCACCATCAAAGTTGCTGAAGTCTCTTCGTTCTGCTGTTCTTCGATGGGAATACAGTGATAAGTATTCTGGCTCTACTAACCTTGTTGTCCCCTTGGTCGGGTCTAATGTTGGAGATGGAAAAATTCAATTTAATCACACCTTCAGGTTACCTGTGAATCTCTCAAAAATTGAAGATACTTTAAACAAGAACTGCTTGAAATTTAATTTGTTTGAACCACAAAGGAATAAAACTGTGCAAGGTCTGTTGTTGGCAACTGCTATTATAGACCTGGCAGATTATGGCATTGTAAAGGAGATCATACACATTACTGCTCCTATGAACTGCAAGCGGGTTATGAGTAATAAAGCACAGCCGGTACTCTTCCTTAAGATTCAGCCGGTTCAGAGGAATCGTGCTACCTCCTTATCTAGGAATGGCCAGTTGAGAAATGCATCCGTGGACAAGAATGGTAATGGATCTGTTTCTGCCTTGATGAATAAAGAATATGCAGAAGAAGCCGAGATTGTCTCCCCTAATGATGTTGATGGTTCATCTCACTCATCTACCAGTGTTACTTCTCCAGCAGTTCAGTTGCAAGGGGCTTCATCACCTAAAGAGAAAGGG ACTATATCCGAGACAACAAAGGAGGTCACTATGGATGTCGAAGTTCACCAACTCCTGTATTCAAATGAAAGGCTTGAACAAACGGATGTTAAACTGGAAAACGCTCTACATGATTTATCTTGCTCATCATCAACAGACCTGTCTTCTGATTTTGAGAACCAAGAAAATATGCGTTCTATTTTATACAACTCCCAAGAATCAGGCTATATGCTATTTAAGAAAACACATCGCACTTGTAGTGTCCAATCATCTTCTTCGTCTATCACATGTGATGGAGCGGATGAAGAGTTGATCATCACTAGTAGCGGAAATTACGAACACAATTCAGAAAAGCAATTTCAGTTAAGCACGAGAAAGGGTGCTGATTCCGATACTATTCAATATGGTTATGCAGTGGATTATGACAGTAAGAAGTATCAAGTAAGTGAGCCTGAAAGGAAAATATTGGATGACAATTTGCACCATATAGTTGACGAAAAATTAATTACATCTCTACCAGATGATAACAAAAAGGATAACATTTCAGAAAATAATATACATTATGACAGCAGGGAAAATGTTAAGTCGGATATTGACAGATCAAATCACGTGAAGTCTGTCAGATCAGCTACTGACCCGAGACGAAGCAATGGCATTGTCAAGAGTTCTCAGTTTGTCGTAAAAGGGAGGGATGCTAGTGTTCTCAAATATGCTCAGGATGGTGCCCAAACCTCTACATGCAGTGAAAGGGAAGTTAATAAGGTTTATACAGAAGCCATCAAACTTCAGCAACTGCAACAAAGAATAGATATGCTTGAAGGGGAATTGACAGAAGCAGCAGCTATTGAAGTCAGTCTGTATTATGTGGTTGCAGAACATGGAAGTTCTTTCAATAAGGTCCATGCTCCAGCTAGGCGACTTTGGAGGCTATATCTTCATGCCTGTAAGGAGAAATCTAGATCAAGGATTGTAAGTGCCGCTAAAAATGTAATCTCTGGACTAGTTTTAGTTGCAAAAGCATGCGGAAACGATGTTCCAAG GTTGACTTTTTGGATGTCAAATGTTGTCATACTAAGAGCAATACTGAGTCAAGCTAGGGAGAATCATGAACTCTCACCTCTCTCTGGAAATTTGAGTGAAACTACTATTCGAAAAAGTAACACTAAGAAATTTCTGGCACTAAAGTGGAGGGACTCACATTCAAGTATCAGCAAAGAGAGTGGTGGTGCTCTTCATCAAAATGCTGAAAAGTGGGAGGACCTTAACACCTTTATGTCTGCCTTGGAAAGTGTTGAAACTTGGATCTTCTCTTGCATTGTTGAATCAATATGGTTGCAG ATTTTGACTCCACCTATGCACTCTTTTGCTTCAAATGACATGAATAAAATCACGAACAAACTTGATACAGGAACATCCCATGTAGGCAATATAGACCAATACAACTACTCTTTGGAGACCTGGAAAAAGGCTCTCAGTGATGCTTATGAAAGAATTTGTCCTATCCGAGCTGAAAGACACAATTGTGGCTGTTTGCAAATGATATCCAAACTG ATACTGGAAACATGTCTGGCTAGATTGGATGTGGCTATGTTCAATGCGATTCTACGTAAATCTGCTGATGGCATTTCAACTGATCCTGTATCTGACCCAATTACTGATGTGAAGGTTCTTCCTATTCCATCTGGGAATTCAAGCTTTGGGGCTGGTGCACAACTAAGAACTGCG ATTGGGATCTGGTCCAGGTGGCTTAATGATCAATATGGTCTTGATGTTGACGGTCCCATCAATGATTTGAATAAACAAGACTGCGGTGATACATCCCATAAGTCCTTCCATCTCTTGTATGCACTGAGTGATCTAATGATGATTCCAAAAGATATGCTTTTAAGCAAGTCAGTCAGAAAAGAG TTTTCTACAACCATGATAAGGCAGATACTTAACACTTTTGTTCCAGATGAATATTGCCCGGAACAAATACCTGATGCTGTATTTGAATCTCTGGAATCTGAG GATCCTGCCGAGGCTGCTGAAAATTGCATCCAAAACGTTCCATGTGGTGCAGATGCCATTGCTTATCTCCCGCTGTCTGTGACTTCAGTTGCTCATCTCTTGGGAGAATGTGGAAGTCAATCTCAGTTGAGACGAACTGGATCATCAGTCCTGCAAAAGTCATACATCAGTGATGACGAACTTGACGAGTTGGAATCAGCTTCATGCATCAGAAGTTTCTGCCCATCATCAACTTTGGCCAAACATGA
- the LOC141684481 gene encoding putative inactive leucine-rich repeat receptor-like protein kinase At3g03770 — MGCSNLLLIVYVLWVFCISTTHQLQTSETEALLQLRKHLEYPVQLQAWENYNGDLCYMPSTLYVSITCHDNIVSELKIMGNKHASVSEFYGFAVPNMTLSERFSIDSFVTTLTRLSGLRVLNLVSLGIWGQLPDKIHRLRLLEVLDMNSNFMFGSIPPELSRLVNIHTLTFDSNYFNGTVPDWLDSLSNLTILSIKNNRLKGLLPSSISKVTTLADMSLSHNKITGKLPDLSTLSNLHLLDMRENGLDAELPLMPIGLTTILLSKNSLSGAIPHQFSKLNQLQHLDLSSNFLTGEPPAALFSLPNISYLNLASNMLNGSLPSNLICGDELGFVDISSNRLMGRLPSCLSSTSQKRIGMFGGNCLSTNTQHQHPESFCKVNMEKKKSRKRSTAVLIGVIGGIMFVVVLLTIFLLALRRRYSAREEAVVQHTLPKLAQQNAPSGISLELLANARIISESAKLGSQGSQGYQVFSFEELEEATNDFDKSSILGEGSAGKLYKGRLDNGTSITVRALPLFRKYSVRNLKLRLDLLSKLRHPHLVGLLGHCIDGGPQDDSTASRVFLVYEFVPNGNFRAHLSESSPEKVLKWSDRLAVLIGIAKAVHFLHTGVYATFNNRLKTNNILLDDHRIAKLSDYGISIITEEIEKLEAKKEGSKSWHKSKSEDDVYNFGFILMEVLVGPIVSGKGEEYLLNEMTSFGSLDGRKRIVDPIVLTTCSQESLTTVISITNKCISSDPTNRPSFEDVLWNLQYAAQVQATADADQKSSTSSQ; from the exons ATGGGCTGCTCAAATTTGTTGCTTATAGTGTATGTTTTGTGGGTTTTTTGTATCTCAACTACCCATCAGTTACAAACCTCTGAAACTGAAGCTCTTCTTCAGTTAAGAAAGCATTTAGAGTACCCTGTTCAATTGCAAGCTTGGGAGAATTATAATGGTGATTTGTGCTATATGCCCTCTACATTGTATGTCAGCATTACATGTCATGATAATATTGTTTCTGAGCTCAAAATTATGGGAAACAAACATGCTAGTGTGAGTGAGTTTTATGGATTTGCAGTTCCTAATATGACTTTATCCGAGAGGTTTTCGATTGATTCTTTTGTTACTACATTGACAAGGTTAAGTGGTTTAAGGGTTCTTAATTTGGTGTCTTTGGGTATATGGGGACAATTGCCTGATAAAATTCATAGGTTGAGATTGCTTGAAGTTCTTGATATGAATTCGAATTTCATGTTTGGTTCGATTCCACCTGAATTGTCGAGATTAGTGAACATTCATACTTTGACATTTGATAGTAATTACTTCAATGGCACTGTTCCGGACTGGTTGGATTCATTGTCTAACCTTACCATTTTGAGTATTAAGAATAATCGGTTGAAGGGCTTGTTACCTTCTTCGATTTCTAAGGTTACAACGCTTGCTGATATGTCGTTGTCTCACAATAAGATTACTGGTAAACTGCCTGATTTGAGTACATTATCTAATCTACATTTGTTGGATATGAGGGAGAATGGGTTGGATGCTGAATTGCCACTTATGCCTATAGGATTGACTACTATTCTTCTGAGCAAGAACTCGCTCTCGGGTGCAATTCCTCATCAGTTTAGCAAGCTAAATCAGCTTCAGCACCTTGACCTTTCGTCTAATTTTTTGACAGGAGAACCACCAGCTGCATTGTTTTCTTTGCCAAATATTAGTTATCTTAATTTGGCATCGAACATGCTGAATGGTTCTCTTCCGAGCAACCTGATTTGTGGAGATGAACTTGGGTTTGTTGATATTTCTAGTAATAGGTTGATGGGTAGGCTTCCTTCTTGTTTATCCTCTACATCACAAAAGCGGATTGGTATGTTTGGTGGGAACTGCCTGTCAACTAATACGCAGCATCAACATCCAGAGTCTTTCTGCAAAGTTAACATGGAAAAGAAAAAATCTAGGAAGAGATCAACTGCAGTTTTGATTGGTGTGATTGGAGGaattatgtttgttgtagtgcTTCTGACAATTTTCCTTCTTGCTTTGCGTCGAAGATATTCTGCAAGAGAAGAAGCAGTTGTCCAACATACACTGCCTAAGCTTGCACAACAGAATGCACCATCAGGGATATCACTTGAACTCCTTGCAAATGCCA GGATCATATCTGAATCTGCAAAACTGGGAAGTCAAGGTTCCCAAGGATACCAAGTGTTTTCATTCGAAGAGTTAGAAGAAGCTACAAATGATTTTGACAAGTCGTCAATCTTGGGTGAAGGTTCTGCAGGAAAG CTTTACAAAGGAAGATTAGACAACGGAACTTCCATTACTGTTCGAGCTCTGCCTTTATTTAGAAAGTATTCAGTTCGAAATCTTAAACTTCGATTGGATTTACTATCAAAACTTCGCCACCCGCACCTTGTTGGGCTTCTAGGCCATTGTATTGATGGAGGGCCACAAGATGATTCTACTGCTAGCAGAGTCTTCCTTGTATATGAGTTTGTGCCGAATGGGAATTTCCGTGCTCATCTCTCAG AAAGTTCTCCAGAAAAGGTTCTCAAGTGGTCAGATCGCTTAGCAGTTCTGATTGGCATTGCAAAAGCTGTGCATTTTTTGCATACTGGGGTGTATGCTACCTTCAATAATCGCTTAAAAACAAACAATATATTACTTGATGATCATCGTATAGCCAAGCTGAGCGACTATGGGATTTCCATAATTACTGAAGAAATAGAAAAGCTCGAG GCAAAAAAAGAAGGCTCTAAGTCATG GCATAAATCAAAGTCAGAGGATGATGTTTATAATTTTGGGTTTATATTGATGGAAGTGCTTGTTGGGCCAATTGTGAGTGGAAAAGGAGAAGAATATTTGCTAAACGAAATG ACATCTTTTGGAAGCCTGGATGGTCGAAAGAGGATTGTGGATCCAATTGTGTTAACTACTTGCTCACAAGAGTCATTAACGACTGTAATATCGATCACAAACAAATGTATATCATCTGATCCCACAAATCGTCCCTCATTCGAGGATGTGCTCTGGAATCTGCAGTATGCAGCTCAAGTCCAGGCTACAGCAGATGCTGATCAAAAGTCAAGTACATCATCGCAGTAA